From Streptomyces griseorubiginosus, one genomic window encodes:
- a CDS encoding GNAT family N-acetyltransferase produces the protein MSDIEIRDDRQAGRLEAFGSGGGEVVGHIQYFVLESPERALVPVHTIVEPAHEGQGIAGSLARELYGIAAREGVTVAPLCPYVVKWAERHPDEAPAATPELLRAAKLWLAANPEGF, from the coding sequence ATGAGCGACATCGAGATCCGCGACGACCGACAGGCCGGGCGTCTGGAGGCCTTCGGTTCCGGGGGAGGCGAAGTCGTCGGCCACATCCAGTACTTCGTCCTCGAGTCCCCCGAGCGCGCCCTGGTCCCGGTCCACACCATCGTCGAACCGGCCCACGAGGGCCAGGGCATCGCGGGCTCCCTGGCCCGCGAGCTCTACGGCATCGCGGCACGCGAGGGCGTCACGGTCGCCCCCCTGTGCCCGTACGTCGTCAAGTGGGCCGAACGCCACCCCGACGAGGCCCCCGCGGCCACCCCGGAACTGCTCCGCGCCGCGAAGCTGTGGCTGGCGGCGAACCCCGAGGGCTTCTGA
- a CDS encoding SDR family oxidoreductase produces MGLRDHVVVVTGASSGIGRATAEAFARKGCAVVLAARREEALEAAARECGKHRGARTLVVPTDTTDAGAVENLARRAVAEFGRIDVWVNNAAVNAFGRFEDVPLEDFRRVLDVNVMGYVHGARAALRVMREQGTGTLINISSIVGAVSQPYSHPYSMSKHAVQGLGSSLRQQLRVEGLKGVHVCTVMPATIDTPHFQQAANYTGHKVVAMPPVYTPERVAAAVVGLVRHPRREVVVGPAGRALVRQSRLAPGLAERAMARQTDKGHLDHDEEAPATHGALHVPASGKGAVHGGWHGRRRTALRRTAVAAALAGAAVTAGRRMTRAAAAA; encoded by the coding sequence ATGGGACTGCGCGATCACGTGGTCGTGGTGACCGGAGCGTCCAGCGGGATCGGACGGGCCACGGCCGAGGCCTTCGCCCGGAAGGGCTGTGCCGTGGTGCTGGCCGCGCGCCGCGAGGAGGCGCTGGAGGCGGCGGCCCGGGAGTGCGGGAAGCATCGCGGGGCACGGACCCTGGTCGTCCCGACGGACACGACGGACGCGGGGGCGGTCGAGAACCTCGCGCGACGGGCGGTGGCGGAGTTCGGGCGGATCGACGTCTGGGTGAACAACGCGGCGGTCAACGCCTTCGGCCGCTTCGAGGACGTACCGCTGGAGGACTTCCGCCGGGTCCTGGACGTCAACGTGATGGGATACGTGCACGGGGCGCGGGCCGCGCTGCGGGTGATGCGGGAACAGGGCACCGGCACCCTGATCAACATCTCGTCCATCGTGGGGGCCGTGTCCCAGCCGTACAGCCACCCCTACAGCATGTCCAAGCACGCCGTACAGGGGCTCGGTTCCAGCCTGCGGCAGCAGCTGAGGGTGGAGGGGCTGAAGGGCGTACACGTGTGCACCGTGATGCCCGCGACCATCGACACCCCGCACTTCCAGCAGGCGGCCAACTACACCGGGCACAAGGTCGTCGCGATGCCGCCGGTCTACACCCCGGAACGCGTCGCCGCAGCGGTCGTCGGCCTCGTACGCCATCCTCGCCGCGAGGTGGTCGTCGGTCCCGCCGGCCGTGCTCTGGTACGCCAGTCCCGGCTCGCGCCCGGGCTCGCGGAGCGGGCCATGGCACGGCAGACGGACAAGGGCCATCTCGATCACGACGAGGAGGCCCCGGCCACCCACGGCGCGCTGCACGTACCGGCGTCCGGGAAAGGCGCGGTGCACGGCGGCTGGCACGGGCGGCGACGCACCGCGCTGCGCAGGACCGCCGTCGCCGCCGCGCTGGCCGGAGCGGCCGTGACCGCCGGACGCCGGATGACCCGCGCTGCGGCGGCCGCCTGA
- a CDS encoding MFS transporter codes for MDDTIPVTTDTTPGRALAPADPVRLGRLLAFVFPATTAMYALFNGIGVILLPAQVADLAPGSKVGVLALLTTLGAVASMLALPAGGALSDRTRSRFGRRTPWLVVMAGVSALLTIAMGLSTGLVALAILVPVLWFTSNFYGGAISAILPDRVPVARRGIASAIIGLGTPVGILFGVNLASRVSQLWAYTVLALVLFVTTLALVTGAREPSSLDLVTERPKDRGSRTAAVRAFFRAFAHRDFALAFASRFGLFLAYFTVSGYLFFAVQDYIGARNVPGGNVALAVSTLSTVSFGTWIAVATLCGWLADKLDRRKLFIAISALGLGLSQLIPIVSHSWGAMLAYSAVSGASLGTYFAVDLAVMSLVLPDKESEGRDFAILNVATGLPQLAAPAIAGSLIGLGGYGSLFLVSGASALVAGALAMAIRSIR; via the coding sequence ATGGACGACACGATCCCCGTCACGACCGACACGACACCCGGCCGCGCTCTCGCCCCCGCCGATCCGGTCCGCCTGGGCCGTCTGCTCGCCTTCGTCTTCCCGGCCACCACCGCGATGTACGCCCTGTTCAACGGCATCGGCGTCATCCTGCTCCCCGCACAGGTGGCCGACCTCGCGCCCGGCTCCAAGGTCGGCGTGCTGGCGCTGCTGACGACGCTGGGCGCGGTGGCCTCGATGCTCGCCCTCCCCGCCGGCGGAGCGCTCTCGGACCGCACGCGGTCCCGGTTCGGACGACGCACCCCCTGGCTGGTGGTCATGGCCGGAGTGTCCGCGCTTCTGACGATCGCCATGGGCCTGAGCACCGGACTGGTCGCCCTCGCGATCCTGGTCCCGGTCCTGTGGTTCACCTCGAACTTCTACGGCGGGGCGATCTCGGCGATCCTGCCCGACCGGGTGCCCGTGGCCAGACGTGGCATCGCCTCCGCGATCATCGGTCTCGGCACGCCCGTGGGCATCCTCTTCGGCGTCAACCTGGCGAGCCGGGTCAGCCAGCTCTGGGCCTACACCGTTCTCGCGCTGGTGCTGTTCGTCACGACGCTCGCCCTCGTGACCGGCGCGCGCGAACCCTCTTCGCTCGACCTGGTGACGGAGAGGCCGAAGGACCGGGGCAGCAGGACCGCGGCCGTCCGGGCGTTCTTCCGAGCCTTCGCCCACCGTGACTTCGCCCTGGCCTTCGCCAGCCGGTTCGGCCTGTTCCTGGCCTACTTCACGGTCTCCGGCTACCTGTTCTTCGCCGTGCAGGACTACATCGGCGCCAGGAACGTCCCCGGCGGCAATGTCGCCCTCGCGGTGAGCACCTTGTCGACCGTGTCGTTCGGCACCTGGATCGCCGTCGCCACCCTCTGCGGCTGGCTCGCCGACAAGCTCGACCGGCGCAAGCTGTTCATCGCGATCAGCGCCCTCGGCCTGGGCCTGTCCCAGCTCATACCGATCGTCAGCCACAGCTGGGGCGCGATGCTCGCGTACTCCGCCGTCTCCGGCGCTTCGCTGGGCACGTACTTCGCGGTCGACCTCGCCGTGATGTCGCTGGTCCTGCCGGACAAGGAGAGCGAAGGACGCGACTTCGCCATCCTCAACGTCGCCACCGGCCTGCCCCAGCTGGCCGCCCCCGCCATCGCCGGCTCACTCATCGGACTCGGCGGCTACGGCTCACTGTTCCTCGTCAGCGGCGCGTCCGCCCTGGTCGCCGGCGCGCTGGCCATGGCGATCCGCTCGATCCGATAA
- a CDS encoding NmrA family NAD(P)-binding protein: MTAHTTSSIFVIGGTGAQGMPVVRALVADKKYSVKVLTRDADSPRAQELVALGNVSVLEGTFADEDVLREGFRGCDGAFINIDGFNTGEKTETYWAIRTYEIAIEEGIKFFVYGNLDYALKKSGYDSRFRTGHYDGKGRMAEWVLFQNEKNRDRMGAAVFTSGPYIEMVISPLTPMTPAVEDGVVTWRVPLGDGAVPHVSLEDCGFYVRWLFDNPERANGMDLEVAIEHMTYADMAAAFEKVTGHPARYIDTDLDTYWSHPDLVGIADHPAGYNADPNDKSTMSFRDNFTGFWNVWKHGIITRDYALLDEIHPNRIRTAEEWFRREDRLGRELGKGSLWERVQPENWTMDSAVLKSSADFRTGTL; the protein is encoded by the coding sequence ATGACCGCACACACCACGTCCTCGATCTTCGTCATCGGCGGCACAGGGGCTCAGGGCATGCCCGTCGTCCGCGCCCTGGTCGCCGACAAGAAGTACTCCGTCAAGGTCCTCACCCGCGACGCCGACAGCCCCCGGGCCCAGGAGCTCGTGGCGCTCGGCAACGTCTCCGTCCTCGAAGGGACGTTCGCCGACGAGGACGTACTGCGCGAGGGATTCCGCGGCTGCGACGGCGCGTTCATCAACATCGACGGGTTCAACACCGGCGAGAAGACGGAGACCTACTGGGCCATCCGTACGTATGAGATCGCGATCGAGGAAGGCATCAAGTTCTTCGTCTACGGCAATCTCGACTACGCCCTCAAGAAGTCGGGCTACGACTCCAGGTTCCGCACCGGCCACTACGACGGCAAGGGCCGTATGGCCGAATGGGTGCTCTTCCAGAACGAGAAGAACAGGGACCGGATGGGGGCCGCGGTCTTCACCTCGGGCCCCTACATCGAGATGGTGATCTCACCGCTCACGCCCATGACGCCCGCCGTGGAGGACGGCGTCGTCACCTGGCGGGTTCCCCTCGGCGACGGGGCCGTCCCGCACGTGTCCCTGGAGGACTGCGGGTTCTACGTCCGCTGGCTCTTCGACAATCCGGAGCGGGCCAACGGCATGGACCTCGAAGTGGCCATCGAGCACATGACCTACGCCGACATGGCCGCGGCGTTCGAGAAGGTCACCGGGCATCCGGCGCGGTACATCGACACCGACCTGGACACGTACTGGAGTCATCCGGACCTGGTGGGGATCGCCGATCACCCCGCCGGGTACAACGCCGACCCGAACGACAAGAGCACCATGAGCTTCCGGGACAACTTCACCGGCTTCTGGAACGTGTGGAAGCACGGAATCATCACCAGGGACTACGCCCTGCTCGACGAGATCCACCCGAACCGGATCAGGACCGCCGAGGAGTGGTTCCGCCGGGAGGACCGGCTGGGCAGGGAACTCGGCAAGGGAAGCCTCTGGGAGAGGGTCCAGCCGGAGAACTGGACCATGGACTCCGCGGTCCTCAAGAGCAGCGCGGACTTCAGGACGGGCACGTTGTGA
- a CDS encoding serine hydrolase domain-containing protein, with the protein MTAAQIQGHVSRGFEPVADAFADNFRLRGDTAASCVVYAQGAPVVDIWAGRTARGVWAPDARTVVFSVSKGVTTVCLLMAAERGLIDLDAPVAKYWPEFAEYGKEATTVRHLLAHRAGLVAPEADLTLEDLRAWEPVADTLARQAPAWTPGTAYAYHALTFGWLAGEVLRRATGLRPGQWLSQYVADPLGLRMTYGADPASADIHPLADPLPSTDPEAVAVMAETLASPLVERSISLGGLYDVARISRIAHTEAWLSVEMPAGNLVTDARSLARLYAATVGEVDGVRLLSPDTVRDALVVRSEGRPFVGPDANSGWGTGFMTSSAHRPMIGPGSFGHDGLGGCLGFAHLDAEIAFAYQTAQPGGLPDDRADALSRALRACL; encoded by the coding sequence ATGACGGCAGCACAGATCCAAGGGCATGTCTCCCGCGGCTTCGAACCTGTGGCCGACGCCTTCGCCGACAACTTCCGGCTCCGCGGCGACACAGCCGCCTCCTGCGTGGTGTACGCCCAGGGCGCGCCGGTGGTGGACATCTGGGCCGGTCGGACCGCCCGGGGCGTCTGGGCTCCCGACGCCCGCACCGTGGTCTTCTCGGTCAGCAAGGGCGTCACCACCGTCTGTCTGCTCATGGCCGCCGAGCGCGGCCTGATCGACCTCGACGCCCCGGTCGCCAAGTACTGGCCGGAGTTCGCAGAGTACGGCAAGGAGGCCACGACGGTACGGCACCTTCTCGCGCACCGGGCCGGCCTGGTCGCGCCCGAGGCGGACCTGACACTGGAGGATCTGCGTGCCTGGGAGCCGGTGGCGGACACCCTGGCCCGGCAGGCACCGGCCTGGACCCCCGGCACGGCGTACGCCTACCACGCCCTCACCTTCGGCTGGCTGGCCGGAGAGGTCCTGCGCAGGGCCACCGGACTGCGCCCCGGCCAGTGGCTGAGCCAGTACGTGGCCGATCCCCTCGGCCTGAGGATGACGTACGGCGCCGACCCCGCGTCCGCCGACATCCATCCCCTCGCGGATCCTCTGCCCAGCACCGACCCCGAGGCCGTCGCCGTGATGGCCGAAACCCTCGCCTCACCCCTGGTCGAACGCTCCATCAGCCTGGGCGGTCTCTACGACGTCGCCCGGATCTCCCGGATCGCGCACACGGAAGCGTGGCTGTCGGTCGAGATGCCGGCGGGCAACCTCGTGACCGACGCCCGCAGCCTGGCACGGCTGTACGCGGCCACGGTCGGCGAGGTCGACGGCGTCAGACTGCTGAGCCCGGACACCGTCCGCGACGCCCTCGTGGTGCGCTCCGAGGGCCGCCCGTTCGTGGGCCCGGACGCGAACAGTGGCTGGGGCACCGGCTTCATGACCAGCTCCGCCCACCGGCCGATGATCGGCCCCGGCAGCTTCGGCCACGACGGCCTGGGCGGCTGCCTCGGCTTCGCCCACCTGGACGCCGAGATCGCCTTCGCCTACCAGACCGCACAGCCCGGCGGCCTCCCCGACGACCGGGCCGACGCGCTCAGCCGCGCGCTGCGTGCTTGCCTGTGA
- the gndA gene encoding NADP-dependent phosphogluconate dehydrogenase, producing the protein MSNTAQIGVTGLAVMGRNLARNFARNGYTVALHNRTASRTHALVEEFGSEGDFIAAETAKEFVAALERPRRLVIMVKAGEPTDAVIQEFAPLLEPGDMIIDGGNAHFADTRRRERELREQGIHFVGMGVSGGEEGALNGPSIMPGGPKESYDSLGPMLEKISAKAADGAPCVTHVGPDGAGHFVKMVHNGIEYADMQLIGEAYQLLRDVAGYSPAQIADIFRTWNTGRLDSYLIEITAEVLSHVDAETGKPFVDVVVDQAEQKGTGRWTVQIALDLGVPVSGIAEAVFARSLSGHAELREASRGLAGPKATPLSEAEAGAFADRVEQALYASKIVSYTQGFHEIAAAREEYDWDIDLGAVSAIWRGGCIIRAAFLDRIRSAYDTRADLPSLLSDDTFAQEIADAQDDWREVLVAATRQGVPTPGFAAALAYYDALRAERLPAALTQGQRDFFGAHTYRRTDRDGSFHTLWGGDRSEVTG; encoded by the coding sequence ATGAGCAACACAGCGCAGATCGGCGTCACGGGCCTCGCGGTCATGGGCCGCAACCTCGCCCGCAACTTCGCCCGCAACGGCTATACGGTCGCCCTGCACAACCGGACCGCGTCGCGCACGCACGCCCTGGTCGAGGAGTTCGGGAGCGAGGGCGACTTCATCGCGGCCGAGACCGCCAAGGAGTTCGTGGCGGCCCTGGAGCGGCCGCGCCGGCTGGTCATCATGGTGAAGGCGGGCGAGCCGACCGACGCGGTGATCCAGGAGTTCGCGCCGCTCCTCGAGCCCGGCGACATGATCATCGACGGCGGCAACGCGCACTTCGCGGACACCCGGCGCCGGGAGCGCGAACTGCGCGAGCAGGGCATCCACTTCGTCGGCATGGGCGTCTCCGGCGGCGAGGAGGGCGCGCTCAACGGCCCGAGCATCATGCCGGGCGGCCCGAAGGAGTCGTACGACTCGCTCGGTCCGATGCTGGAGAAGATCTCCGCGAAGGCGGCGGACGGGGCGCCCTGTGTGACGCACGTCGGTCCTGACGGCGCCGGGCACTTCGTGAAGATGGTGCACAACGGCATCGAGTACGCCGACATGCAGCTCATCGGTGAGGCGTACCAGTTGCTGCGCGATGTGGCCGGGTACTCCCCCGCCCAGATCGCCGACATCTTCCGCACCTGGAACACGGGCCGCCTGGACTCGTACCTGATCGAGATCACCGCCGAGGTGCTCTCCCACGTGGACGCGGAGACGGGCAAGCCGTTCGTGGACGTGGTGGTGGACCAGGCCGAGCAGAAGGGCACCGGCCGCTGGACCGTGCAGATCGCCCTCGACCTCGGTGTCCCGGTCTCGGGCATCGCGGAGGCGGTCTTCGCCCGCTCGCTGTCCGGGCACGCGGAGCTGCGCGAGGCGTCCCGCGGGCTTGCCGGACCCAAGGCGACGCCGCTGTCGGAGGCCGAGGCGGGCGCCTTCGCGGACCGGGTCGAGCAGGCACTGTACGCCTCGAAGATCGTGTCGTACACGCAGGGCTTCCACGAGATCGCGGCCGCGCGTGAGGAGTACGACTGGGACATCGACCTGGGGGCCGTCTCCGCGATCTGGCGTGGTGGCTGCATCATCCGGGCGGCGTTCCTGGACCGCATCCGGTCGGCCTACGACACCCGTGCGGACCTGCCGAGCCTGCTCTCCGACGACACCTTCGCGCAGGAGATCGCCGACGCGCAGGACGACTGGCGCGAGGTCCTGGTCGCGGCGACGCGCCAGGGTGTGCCGACGCCGGGCTTCGCGGCGGCGCTGGCCTACTACGACGCGCTGCGCGCCGAGCGGCTGCCTGCGGCGCTCACGCAGGGGCAGCGGGACTTCTTCGGAGCGCACACCTACCGGCGCACGGACCGCGACGGCTCGTTCCACACGCTGTGGGGCGGGGACCGGTCCGAGGTGACCGGCTGA
- a CDS encoding LacI family DNA-binding transcriptional regulator has translation MPRVTSKDVAREAGVSQTTVSFVLNGRDEHGLSAETRQRVLETAKRLGYVPSGAGRALRKGRSNVVLCVVPDLPVAEAMEQFKLALGRSLGEAGYTCVYLHHAGTATPLAELWQHVQPAVVVAFGSLPPVDAQSLRRAEIPLIDGVFTPDGSNLTGLSQQDIGRLQIEHLAARGHRHIGYAALDDPRERPFCLPRLEGATQACRGLGLPAPQVVGMRYSRESARDAVVEWTRGATPVTAVAAFNDLIALAVLASCRTQSIAIPDDLALIGVDDLPVSSLAVPALTTIGMDLTAAAGNLTAGILATVGAPVPAAPSRPDVGDILALIQRETT, from the coding sequence TTGCCGAGGGTCACCAGCAAGGACGTGGCGCGCGAGGCCGGGGTCTCGCAGACCACCGTGAGCTTCGTGCTCAACGGCAGGGACGAGCACGGCCTCTCCGCGGAGACCCGCCAACGGGTGCTGGAGACGGCGAAGCGCCTGGGCTACGTGCCGTCGGGGGCCGGCCGCGCGCTGCGCAAGGGCCGGAGCAACGTCGTGCTCTGCGTGGTTCCTGACCTGCCGGTGGCGGAGGCCATGGAGCAGTTCAAACTGGCCCTCGGCCGGTCGCTGGGCGAGGCCGGCTACACCTGTGTGTACCTGCATCACGCCGGTACGGCCACGCCGCTCGCCGAGCTGTGGCAGCACGTCCAGCCGGCGGTGGTCGTCGCGTTCGGCAGCCTGCCGCCCGTCGACGCGCAGTCACTGCGGCGGGCCGAAATCCCCCTGATCGACGGTGTGTTCACCCCGGACGGCAGCAATCTGACCGGGCTGAGCCAACAGGACATCGGGCGGCTCCAGATCGAGCACCTCGCGGCGCGTGGGCACCGGCACATCGGCTACGCCGCGCTGGACGACCCGCGCGAGCGGCCCTTCTGCCTGCCGCGCCTGGAGGGAGCCACGCAGGCCTGCCGTGGTCTCGGCCTTCCGGCGCCGCAGGTGGTCGGCATGCGCTACTCGCGGGAGAGCGCCCGGGACGCCGTCGTGGAGTGGACGCGGGGCGCCACCCCGGTGACGGCGGTCGCCGCGTTCAACGATCTGATCGCTCTCGCGGTCCTGGCGAGCTGCCGCACCCAGAGCATCGCCATCCCGGACGACCTGGCGCTCATCGGTGTCGACGACCTCCCGGTGAGCTCGCTCGCCGTACCGGCCCTGACCACCATCGGGATGGACCTCACCGCGGCGGCCGGCAATCTCACCGCCGGCATCCTCGCGACGGTCGGGGCTCCGGTTCCGGCGGCGCCGAGCCGGCCCGACGTGGGGGACATCCTGGCGCTCATCCAGCGCGAGACGACGTAG
- a CDS encoding CocE/NonD family hydrolase codes for MTTTFPRPTAATPPSLATRTANRLLTRLMRLPGTRHGYRVERNIPVPARDGAVLLTDHYAPVTDRPKGTVLVRTPYGRGFPHDLEARVYADRGYHVALQSCRGTFGSTGTFYPMANEADDAQDAVAWLRTRPWFDGRLATAGGSYVGWTQWALLMDPPPELRASLIAVAPHDMHDAAHGSGAFRLGDFLAFAEMVVNQERYPGLRGVPRMLTLNRRLAPAFGALPLADAADAATGHQAPWFREWLTTPDGEDAAWDRLKLGEALERVNVPVRLTACWQDLFLDQTLHQYESLRTRGVDVSLTIGPWTHQELGQKGMGGLLRGNLAWLETHLADAKPSHEPPVEVYVTGQNAWRHLDQWPPAGAETVRYLQPDGRLLADGPSDGAPSSYVYDPANPTPTLGGPLLTLDGGVKDNAKLEGRPDVLTFTTDPLTAPLEIMGTPVVDLAHTRSNPHADLFVRLCDVDPEGVSRNVAEGLVRLDPTSPIDQVRTVRVRLDACAHEVKAGHRIRLLIAGGCHPRYARNEGTGAPPGTGTELRPCTHTVHHDSGAVSRVSLPTPVRPAPH; via the coding sequence ATGACCACGACATTTCCACGCCCCACCGCTGCGACGCCCCCGAGCCTGGCCACCCGCACGGCGAACCGGCTCCTGACGCGCCTGATGCGGCTGCCGGGCACCCGGCACGGCTACCGGGTCGAGCGGAACATCCCGGTCCCCGCCCGAGACGGCGCCGTCCTGCTGACGGACCACTACGCCCCCGTCACCGACCGGCCGAAGGGCACGGTCCTCGTGCGCACACCGTACGGCCGTGGCTTCCCGCACGACCTGGAGGCCAGGGTCTACGCGGACCGCGGGTATCACGTCGCGCTCCAGAGCTGCCGCGGCACGTTCGGCTCCACCGGAACCTTCTACCCGATGGCGAACGAGGCCGACGACGCCCAGGACGCGGTGGCCTGGCTGCGGACCAGGCCCTGGTTCGACGGACGGCTCGCCACCGCCGGGGGATCCTATGTGGGCTGGACCCAATGGGCGCTGCTGATGGACCCGCCCCCGGAACTGCGCGCCTCCCTGATCGCCGTGGCCCCGCACGACATGCACGACGCGGCCCACGGCAGCGGAGCGTTCCGTCTCGGTGACTTCCTGGCCTTCGCCGAGATGGTGGTCAACCAGGAGCGGTACCCCGGGCTGCGGGGTGTGCCCCGGATGCTCACCCTGAACCGGCGGCTGGCCCCGGCCTTCGGCGCCCTCCCGCTGGCCGACGCGGCCGACGCGGCGACCGGGCACCAAGCGCCGTGGTTCCGGGAATGGCTGACCACTCCGGACGGCGAAGACGCCGCGTGGGACCGGCTGAAACTGGGCGAAGCACTGGAGCGGGTGAACGTCCCGGTGCGGCTCACCGCCTGCTGGCAGGACCTCTTCCTCGACCAGACCCTGCACCAGTACGAGTCGCTGCGTACGCGCGGGGTCGACGTGTCGCTCACCATCGGCCCCTGGACCCATCAGGAACTGGGCCAGAAGGGCATGGGAGGTCTGCTCCGCGGCAACCTCGCATGGCTGGAGACACACCTCGCCGACGCGAAGCCGTCACACGAACCTCCCGTCGAGGTGTACGTCACCGGGCAGAACGCCTGGCGACACCTGGACCAGTGGCCACCCGCGGGTGCTGAAACAGTGCGCTATCTCCAGCCGGACGGCAGGCTGCTGGCCGACGGGCCGAGTGACGGCGCGCCGTCCTCGTACGTCTACGACCCCGCGAACCCCACCCCGACCCTCGGTGGCCCGCTGCTCACCCTCGACGGCGGGGTCAAGGACAACGCGAAGCTGGAGGGCCGCCCCGACGTACTCACCTTCACCACCGACCCGTTGACCGCGCCGCTGGAGATCATGGGAACGCCCGTCGTCGACCTGGCGCACACCAGGAGCAACCCGCACGCCGACCTCTTCGTACGGCTCTGCGACGTCGACCCCGAGGGCGTCTCCCGCAACGTCGCCGAAGGACTCGTCCGCCTGGATCCCACCTCGCCCATCGACCAGGTGCGGACCGTGCGCGTGCGGCTCGACGCCTGCGCGCACGAGGTGAAGGCCGGGCACCGGATCCGGCTGCTGATCGCCGGCGGCTGCCATCCCCGGTACGCACGCAATGAGGGCACCGGCGCCCCGCCCGGTACCGGAACCGAGTTGCGGCCCTGCACCCACACCGTCCACCACGACAGCGGCGCGGTGTCCCGCGTCAGCCTGCCGACGCCTGTCCGCCCTGCCCCGCACTGA
- a CDS encoding alpha/beta hydrolase, which translates to MTLVTTPEGVSLDYDTFGDPDHPPLLLIQGLGAHRLGWRADFCRQLADEGFHVVRFDNRDVGLSQKFPQGGYTLVDLARDTAGLLTALGIPAAHIVGQSMGGMVAQQLALDHPTRVLTLALVYTAPSADFLAGRDLVDERTQRPRARDRDEAIALYLDNEAPCASPGYPQDTAWLRELGGRMYDRDYDPDGIERQLEALDRSPDRTPHLHRITAPTTILHGDGDRLIGPEGSKVMHELIADSKLTVYPGMGHELPQPLWPQIITQIRDNATRGSA; encoded by the coding sequence ATGACCCTGGTCACCACACCCGAAGGGGTGTCGCTCGACTACGACACCTTCGGCGACCCCGACCACCCCCCGCTGCTGCTGATCCAGGGCCTCGGAGCCCACCGGCTCGGCTGGCGTGCCGACTTCTGCCGGCAACTCGCCGACGAGGGCTTCCACGTCGTGCGCTTCGACAACCGGGACGTCGGCCTGTCGCAGAAGTTCCCGCAGGGCGGCTACACCCTGGTCGACCTGGCGCGCGACACCGCGGGCCTGCTCACCGCGCTCGGCATCCCCGCGGCGCACATCGTGGGCCAGTCGATGGGCGGCATGGTCGCCCAACAACTCGCCCTCGACCACCCCACCCGTGTCCTCACCCTCGCCCTCGTCTACACCGCGCCCAGCGCCGACTTCCTCGCCGGACGCGACCTGGTCGACGAGCGGACGCAGCGCCCCCGGGCCCGCGACCGCGACGAGGCCATCGCGCTGTACCTGGACAACGAAGCGCCGTGCGCCTCACCCGGATACCCCCAGGACACCGCCTGGCTGCGTGAACTCGGCGGCCGGATGTACGACCGCGACTACGACCCCGACGGCATCGAGCGGCAGCTGGAAGCGCTCGACAGATCTCCCGACCGCACGCCTCACCTGCACCGCATCACCGCGCCCACCACCATCCTCCACGGCGACGGCGACCGCCTGATCGGCCCCGAGGGATCCAAGGTCATGCACGAACTGATCGCGGACTCGAAGCTGACCGTCTACCCCGGCATGGGCCATGAGCTTCCGCAGCCGCTCTGGCCGCAGATCATCACCCAGATCCGGGACAACGCGACCCGGGGGAGTGCGTGA
- the panD gene encoding aspartate 1-decarboxylase: MLRTLLKSKIHRATVTQADLHYVGSVTVDADLLDAADLLPGELVHIVDITNGARLETYVIEGERGSGVIGINGAAAHLVHPGDLVIIISYAQVTDAEARALEPRIVHVDQGNRVIALGADPSEPVPGSDQLRSPQAVSV; encoded by the coding sequence GTGCTGCGTACTCTGCTCAAGTCCAAGATCCACCGCGCCACCGTCACCCAGGCCGACCTGCACTACGTGGGATCGGTGACCGTCGACGCGGATCTCCTCGACGCCGCCGACCTGTTGCCCGGCGAGCTCGTCCACATCGTGGACATCACCAACGGTGCCCGGCTGGAGACGTACGTCATCGAAGGCGAGCGCGGTTCGGGAGTGATCGGTATCAACGGTGCCGCCGCCCACCTCGTCCACCCCGGGGATCTGGTGATCATCATCAGTTACGCTCAGGTGACCGACGCCGAGGCGAGGGCACTTGAACCCCGGATCGTGCACGTGGACCAGGGCAACCGTGTCATCGCGCTGGGTGCCGACCCGTCCGAGCCGGTACCGGGTTCGGACCAACTGCGCAGCCCGCAGGCGGTGTCGGTCTGA